In a single window of the Necator americanus strain Aroian chromosome X, whole genome shotgun sequence genome:
- a CDS encoding hypothetical protein (NECATOR_CHRX.G21238.T4) encodes MLRPDPHVPNDVRFDTQPFPLRFPSVTRVPCGEDHRPRSQSADTRRDLFHQERIFPEDKEHDRVHSYSVQSVPSDHSLCASDACIRDDGALRRGDTNVIYDEAEVVTLRRSVNSVQFPSTYRERADEQHTPQFNSSAHNFTQHLRERSPSSSSALLNLLSRYPSARQSVYPSIPTASTATGPPRIYRFDDRPVDTHSYRTTDAVPGYLLVELSVPKQEQPSFHTGQSFQRSQSSSLSSQVHLPRSSSVSASVYNSLSYSPTLAPLTSDTDYLDSQRFTNGYATIRSPGTSKEFDNRSEHKFYTDLSNNNHTLSARNKRWEELLDVTQLDSLLASVLEENMNRSTTEWSNSFAQVQNRFKNMPPESSSSGVLHGFTSSGAPTLPRRTMLVSRSGSNIDLKRSESVLGTAVEHRATEAPEMRKSGAIDSFWSHTVNSRPSSPLTQRIAGNLTAAERLQMLHEDSISTIGATNKPGTGVQLAARREHYLQEASSTSAYTSHRETAIRPGTPALRAPSPNFSDLDSAVQELQFGVRSTGYSNSARKLGGCARFPTEDQALSPPHGGTISRHMNSPSPTDSNSETSSIYQTPTGLPHPKPKHNIKEQLSNAGVTSYTFSRTGHRISSSFPVPSTGSVASRITEFEKRPGTPTLQIASAPRQEKNALPSGPMSPKSTVYKSKPVIHIETGSRSPRNLNSTTSVFDFPPAKVSG; translated from the exons ATGTTACGGCCCGATCCCCATGTTCCAAACGATGTCCGCTTCGACACTCAACCATTTCCTCTGCGCTTCCCTTCGGTAACGCGCGTGCCTTGTGGTGAAGATCATCGTCCACGGTCACAGAGTGCGGACACTCGTCGTGATTTATTTCATCAAGAGCGGATCTTTCCAGAAGATAAAGAACATGACCGCGTACATTCATATTCTGTTCAGTCTGTTCCTTCGGACCACAGTCTCTGTGCTAGTGACGCGTGCATTCGCGATGACGGTGCTTTACGCCGGGGCGACACGAACGTCATTTACGATGAGGCAGAGGTGGTGACACTACGCCGATCCGTGAACAGCGTGCAGTTTCCGTCGACGTACAGGGAGCGAGCCGACGAGCAACACACGCCGCAGTTTAATAGCTCCGCCCACAATTTCACACAGCACCTGCGGGAGCGCTCTCCATCGAGTAGCTCAGCCTTACTGAATCTTCTATCGCGCTATCCTTCAGCGCGGCAATCCGTGTACCCGTCCATTCCGACCGCATCAACGGCAACAGGTCCGCCACGGATCTATCGCTTTGACGACCGACCTGTTGACACTCATTCGTACCGTACTACGGATGCTGTTCCCGGGTATTTACTTGTTGAACTCTCCGTGCCGAAGCAAGAGCAACCTTCGTTCCACACTGGTCAGTCTTTTCAGCGCTCTCAGTCGTCTTCTCTAAGCAGCCAAGTACACCTGCCTCGAAGCTCTTCAGTGAGCGCCTCTGTTTACAACAGCCTTAGCTATTCGCCAACGCTTGCGCCGTTGACCAGCGACACTGATTACTTAGATTCGCAGAGGTTCACAAACGGCTACGCGACGATACGTAGCCCGGGGACTTCGAAAGAGTTCGACAATCGATCTGAACATAAATTTTACACTGATCTTTCGAACAACAACCACACACTCAGTGCTCGTAATAAACGCTGGGAAGAGCTGCTAGACGTGACGCAGCTTGATTCGCTACTCGCCTCTGTGCTTGAGGAAAACATGAATCGGTCGACAACAGAGTGGAGCAATTCGTTTGCACAAGTACAGAACAG ATTCAAGAATATGCCCCCGGAATCCAGTAGCAGTGGTGTTCTCCACGGGTTCACAAGTTCCGGAGCGCCAACGCTCCCTCGACGCACAATGTTGGTCTCTAGATCCGGTAGTAATATCGATCTGAAAAGATCTGAATCGGTGCTCGGAACAGCTGTGGAACATCGTGCAACTGAGGCCCCTGAAATGCGTAAATCCGGTGCAATTGACAGTTTCTGGAGCCATACGGTGAATAGTCGGCCGTCATCCCCATTGACTCAAAGAATTGCAGGTAATCTGACGGCTGCAGAACGATTGCAAATGTTGCACGAAGATTCGATCTCAACTATAGGTGCAACAAACAAGCCGGGTACGGGGGTGCAACTAGCAGCAAGACGGGAGCATTATCTGCAGGAAGCTTCATCGACCTCTGCTTACACGTCACATCGGGAGACTGCTATACGACCGGGAACACCAGCGCTGCGGGCTCCCTCCCCCAATTTCTCTGATCTGGATAGTGCCGTGCAGGAGCTGCAGTTTGGTGTACGTTCTACTGGCTATTCTAATAGTGCCCGAAAACTCGGAGGTTGTGCACGTTTTCCAACTGAAGACCAGGCACTGAGTCCACCTCACGGAGGTACAATATCAAGACACATGAATTCGCCTAGCCCAACGGACTCAAATAGTGAGACGTCTTCTATCTATCAGACTCCAACGGGTCTTCCACATCCAAAACCGAAACACAACATAAAGGAGCAGCTGTCAAACGCTGGCGTAACCTCCTACACATTCTCTCGAACAGGGCATCGCATTAGTTCTAGTTTTCCTGTACCAAGTACTGGCAGCGTTGCTTCACGAATCACGGAATTCGAAAAACGCCCTGGAACCCCGACACTGCAAATTGCCAGTGCGCCgcgtcaggaaaaaaatgcgttGCCGAGCGGGCCAATGAGCCCTAAATCGACCGTGTACAAGAGTAAACCGGTGATTCACATCGAGACTGGATCGAGAAGCCCGCGCAATCTGAATAGCACCACTTCAGTCTTCGACTTTCCTCCAGCAAAAGTAAGTGGCTAG
- a CDS encoding hypothetical protein (NECATOR_CHRX.G21239.T3), with translation MCSYQQISADIYACQDIVYKSEVLFPTGEVQLQHIDRVMQNEKMPSKQFHVTSSSLDSFLTQLCSLKKLKENIKTPSPMMHEFQQKNDRFSSVTSCAEQNPAEDAESRILVTSSLAVASSTTMNDQSKLLATNISGTADRESSSDGSHRPFGGDTDSHLSNEDSSVLTNISTSENSSCEMQQSDSSLMDSQTSKHLTSTPTAQPKRSSNLSPVSTIQRANYLIEAFDTKYSTFPKTETQSCERLPQLDLSPILQNSGPPKSVAKQESFSSTMEGMPPSPKNVTPRTAGSRSFSPRSRLSFSPDSSPRSLCSPGSDGDGSFLQARVVRTIAP, from the exons ATGTGCTCCTACCAACAAATTTCTGCGGATATCTACGCATGTCAGGACATCGTCTATAAATCTGAG gttCTTTTCCCGACCGGTGAAGTTCAACTGCAGCACATTGATCGTGTCATGCAGAATGAGAAAATGCCATCTAAACAATTCCAT gTAACATCGTCGAGTCTAGATTCGTTCCTGACTCAATTGTGCTCTTTGAAGaagctgaaagaaaatatcaaaacgCCATCTCCTATG ATGCACGAATTTCAACAGAAGAACGATCGATTCTCATCAGTGACGTCTT GTGCTGAGCAGAATCCTGCTGAAGACGCCGAAAGCAGAATTTTG GTGACATCGAGTTTGGCAGTTGCATCCAGCACAACAATGAACGATCAAAGTAAACTACTTGCTACAAATATTTCTG GGACAGCTGATCGCGAATCGTCGAGTGATGGTTCTCACCGACCTTTTGGAGGAGACACCGACTCA CATTTATCTAATGAAGATTCTTCGGTCCTCACTAACATCAGTACCTCAGAGAACAGCTCCTGTGAGATGCAGCAAAGTGATTCAA GTTTGATGGACTCTCAAACTTCTAAACACTTGACGTCAACTCCCACTGCTCAGCCTAAA cGAAGTTCCAACCTCTCTCCAGTGTCAACAATCCAAAGAGCGAATTATTTGATTGAAGCTTTTGATacaa AATACTCAACGTTCCCAAAAACTGAAACGCAAAGCTGTGAACGATTACCGCAGCTAGATCTGTCGCCGATTCTTCAAAACTCAGGACCTCCGAAAAGCGTTGCAAAACAAGAATCTT TTTCCTCTACTATGGAAGGCATGCCTCCGTCTCCGAAGAATGTTACACCAAGAACGGCAGGATCGCGTAGCTTTTCCCCACGTTCCCGTCTTTCGTTTTCCCc AGACTCCTCACCGAGGTCGCTCTGCTCCCCAGGCTCCGATGGCGACGGTTCATTTCTTCAG GCACGGGTAGTGCGTACCATAGCACCATAA
- a CDS encoding hypothetical protein (NECATOR_CHRX.G21239.T4) yields MCSYQQISADIYACQDIVYKSEVLFPTGEVQLQHIDRVMQNEKMPSKQFHVTSSSLDSFLTQLCSLKKLKENIKTPSPMMHEFQQKNDRFSSVTSCAEQNPAEDAESRILVTSSLAVASSTTMNDQRTADRESSSDGSHRPFGGDTDSHLSNEDSSVLTNISTSENSSCEMQQSDSSLMDSQTSKHLTSTPTAQPKRSSNLSPVSTIQRANYLIEAFDTKYSTFPKTETQSCERLPQLDLSPILQNSGPPKSVAKQESFSSTMEGMPPSPKNVTPRTAGSRSFSPRSRLSFSPDSSPRSLCSPGSDGDGSFLQARVVRTIAP; encoded by the exons ATGTGCTCCTACCAACAAATTTCTGCGGATATCTACGCATGTCAGGACATCGTCTATAAATCTGAG gttCTTTTCCCGACCGGTGAAGTTCAACTGCAGCACATTGATCGTGTCATGCAGAATGAGAAAATGCCATCTAAACAATTCCAT gTAACATCGTCGAGTCTAGATTCGTTCCTGACTCAATTGTGCTCTTTGAAGaagctgaaagaaaatatcaaaacgCCATCTCCTATG ATGCACGAATTTCAACAGAAGAACGATCGATTCTCATCAGTGACGTCTT GTGCTGAGCAGAATCCTGCTGAAGACGCCGAAAGCAGAATTTTG GTGACATCGAGTTTGGCAGTTGCATCCAGCACAACAATGAACGATCAAA GGACAGCTGATCGCGAATCGTCGAGTGATGGTTCTCACCGACCTTTTGGAGGAGACACCGACTCA CATTTATCTAATGAAGATTCTTCGGTCCTCACTAACATCAGTACCTCAGAGAACAGCTCCTGTGAGATGCAGCAAAGTGATTCAA GTTTGATGGACTCTCAAACTTCTAAACACTTGACGTCAACTCCCACTGCTCAGCCTAAA cGAAGTTCCAACCTCTCTCCAGTGTCAACAATCCAAAGAGCGAATTATTTGATTGAAGCTTTTGATacaa AATACTCAACGTTCCCAAAAACTGAAACGCAAAGCTGTGAACGATTACCGCAGCTAGATCTGTCGCCGATTCTTCAAAACTCAGGACCTCCGAAAAGCGTTGCAAAACAAGAATCTT TTTCCTCTACTATGGAAGGCATGCCTCCGTCTCCGAAGAATGTTACACCAAGAACGGCAGGATCGCGTAGCTTTTCCCCACGTTCCCGTCTTTCGTTTTCCCc AGACTCCTCACCGAGGTCGCTCTGCTCCCCAGGCTCCGATGGCGACGGTTCATTTCTTCAG GCACGGGTAGTGCGTACCATAGCACCATAA
- a CDS encoding hypothetical protein (NECATOR_CHRX.G21239.T1), with protein MDSQTSKHLTSTPTAQPKRSSNLSPVSTIQRANYLIEAFDTKYSTFPKTETQSCERLPQLDLSPILQNSGPPKSVAKQESFSSTMEGMPPSPKNVTPRTAGSRSFSPRSRLSFSPDSSPRSLCSPGSDGDGSFLQARVVRTIAP; from the exons ATGGACTCTCAAACTTCTAAACACTTGACGTCAACTCCCACTGCTCAGCCTAAA cGAAGTTCCAACCTCTCTCCAGTGTCAACAATCCAAAGAGCGAATTATTTGATTGAAGCTTTTGATacaa AATACTCAACGTTCCCAAAAACTGAAACGCAAAGCTGTGAACGATTACCGCAGCTAGATCTGTCGCCGATTCTTCAAAACTCAGGACCTCCGAAAAGCGTTGCAAAACAAGAATCTT TTTCCTCTACTATGGAAGGCATGCCTCCGTCTCCGAAGAATGTTACACCAAGAACGGCAGGATCGCGTAGCTTTTCCCCACGTTCCCGTCTTTCGTTTTCCCc AGACTCCTCACCGAGGTCGCTCTGCTCCCCAGGCTCCGATGGCGACGGTTCATTTCTTCAG GCACGGGTAGTGCGTACCATAGCACCATAA
- a CDS encoding hypothetical protein (NECATOR_CHRX.G21240.T1), with translation MKKILTAIRHRHLISAEDTLPSLSNYYRSQVVQNNAEEHATVEDLVELVSSSTNMAVNIDSFEQLITRIERLRMRRCSSTVALTIFVVYAPTLSYEEEVEAFYMDLEKLYREDHAFYKVIIGDFNAKVGPRRTPEEFHIGTRGLP, from the exons ATGAAGAAGATTCTGACCGCGATACGACACAGACACCTAATCAGTGCGGAAGATACTTTACCATCTCTTAGCAACTACTACCGTTCCCAAGTGGTCCAAAACAATGCAGAA gaacatgcgacagtagaggatttggtggagttggtgtcctcgtcaacgAATATGGCAgtaaacatcgactctttcgaacaacttataACCCGAATCGAACgtttacggatgagaagatgtagtTCAACTGtagctttgacaatcttcgtcgtttacgctccaacattaagctacgaagaagaagtcgaagctttctatatggacctggagaagctctaccgagaagatcatgctttctacaaggtcataattggcgatttcaacgccaaagttggcccaagaagaacacctgaagaattTCACATCGGAACCCGCGGTCTTCCATGA
- a CDS encoding hypothetical protein (NECATOR_CHRX.G21239.T5) — MCSYQQISADIYACQDIVYKSEVLFPTGEVQLQHIDRVMQNEKMPSKQFHVTSSSLDSFLTQLCSLKKLKENIKTPSPMMHEFQQKNDRFSSVTSCAEQNPAEDAESRILVTSSLAVASSTTMNDQSKLLATNISGTADRESSSDGSHRPFGGDTDSHLSNEDSSVLTNISTSENSSCEMQQSDSKQADSRIFKKLIST, encoded by the exons ATGTGCTCCTACCAACAAATTTCTGCGGATATCTACGCATGTCAGGACATCGTCTATAAATCTGAG gttCTTTTCCCGACCGGTGAAGTTCAACTGCAGCACATTGATCGTGTCATGCAGAATGAGAAAATGCCATCTAAACAATTCCAT gTAACATCGTCGAGTCTAGATTCGTTCCTGACTCAATTGTGCTCTTTGAAGaagctgaaagaaaatatcaaaacgCCATCTCCTATG ATGCACGAATTTCAACAGAAGAACGATCGATTCTCATCAGTGACGTCTT GTGCTGAGCAGAATCCTGCTGAAGACGCCGAAAGCAGAATTTTG GTGACATCGAGTTTGGCAGTTGCATCCAGCACAACAATGAACGATCAAAGTAAACTACTTGCTACAAATATTTCTG GGACAGCTGATCGCGAATCGTCGAGTGATGGTTCTCACCGACCTTTTGGAGGAGACACCGACTCA CATTTATCTAATGAAGATTCTTCGGTCCTCACTAACATCAGTACCTCAGAGAACAGCTCCTGTGAGATGCAGCAAAGTGATTCAA AACAAGCAGACAgcagaattttcaagaaattaatTTCCACATAA
- a CDS encoding hypothetical protein (NECATOR_CHRX.G21239.T2): protein MITLHDVSQADRSLHGKLVQMCSYQQISADIYACQDIVYKSEVLFPTGEVQLQHIDRVMQNEKMPSKQFHVTSSSLDSFLTQLCSLKKLKENIKTPSPMMHEFQQKNDRFSSVTSCAEQNPAEDAESRILVTSSLAVASSTTMNDQSKLLATNISGSFLCHFFTFDVEDMAVEDLSRSRELPFPSLSRCNCCSSCVSESSHPRLATGELSTGIADDFSRLSSLSQYICSSLFKVFLYRLSAELCELGLVKMFYKPFIFVVVVHDGIFPKADKRSEELSVEDGSGKGDGLIPYRSLVQRHPSGKTYGNVVVNLSMIPSIG, encoded by the exons ATGATCACACTCCATGACGTAAGCCAGGCAGACCGTTCTTTGCATGGGAAACTCGTGCAGATGTGCTCCTACCAACAAATTTCTGCGGATATCTACGCATGTCAGGACATCGTCTATAAATCTGAG gttCTTTTCCCGACCGGTGAAGTTCAACTGCAGCACATTGATCGTGTCATGCAGAATGAGAAAATGCCATCTAAACAATTCCAT gTAACATCGTCGAGTCTAGATTCGTTCCTGACTCAATTGTGCTCTTTGAAGaagctgaaagaaaatatcaaaacgCCATCTCCTATG ATGCACGAATTTCAACAGAAGAACGATCGATTCTCATCAGTGACGTCTT GTGCTGAGCAGAATCCTGCTGAAGACGCCGAAAGCAGAATTTTG GTGACATCGAGTTTGGCAGTTGCATCCAGCACAACAATGAACGATCAAAGTAAACTACTTGCTACAAATATTTCTGGTAGTTTTCTTTgccattttttcacatttg ATGTTgaggacatggctgtcgaagatctgagtagaagtcgtgaattACCTTTTCCATCCCTTTCTCGATGCAATTGTTGTTCCTCTTGCGtttcggagagcagtcatcctcgtcttgcgactggtgaactctcgacgggcatagcggatgatTTCTCCCGCCTCAGCAGCCTCAGTCAGTAcatctgctcttctctctttaaggtcttcctttaccGCCTCTCTGCGGAGCTTTgtgagctcggac TCGTaaagatgttctacaagccgTTTATATTCGTCGTCGTTGTTCATGACGGTATCTTTCCAAAAGCCGACAAACGAAGCGAAGAGCTCTCAGTCGAAGATGGTTCTGGGA AAGGTGATGGTCTGATCCCGTACAGAAGTTTGGTACaacgacatccgtcaggcaaaacctaTGGCAATGTTGTGGTCAATTTGAGTATGATACCCTCCATCGGGTGA